A single genomic interval of Microbacterium hydrocarbonoxydans harbors:
- the secE gene encoding preprotein translocase subunit SecE — translation MDQDEPRGEVVAAGATRENKRGIVGFFGSIALFFRQVIAELRKVVTPTRKELVKFTAVVLVFVLIVMGIVYGLDTLFAWVTHIVFGVPGA, via the coding sequence ATGGATCAGGACGAACCGCGCGGCGAGGTCGTCGCGGCCGGCGCCACCCGCGAGAACAAGCGCGGGATCGTGGGCTTCTTCGGGAGCATCGCCCTGTTCTTCCGTCAGGTCATCGCAGAGCTGCGCAAGGTCGTCACGCCGACCCGCAAGGAACTGGTCAAGTTCACCGCGGTGGTGCTCGTCTTCGTTCTGATCGTCATGGGCATCGTGTACGGACTGGACACCTTGTTCGCCTGGGTGACGCACATCGTCTTCGGGGTCCCGGGCGCCTGA
- the nusG gene encoding transcription termination/antitermination protein NusG — protein MSERYSDDADWATAAEQSSEEDEAQEGNVLAAEEISVTSAEHVALHIEDVDGEDETDTQDDTDIEIDDPEADAIVNDALNLDEAAESEAAAEVLNDSVAEETAELEAAEADEVTPYDGPDVNGDEDADAEAEDDSEEDPYEAFRLDLRMLPGKWYVIHSYAGFERKVKANIEQRKSTLEVEDEIYQVEVPMEDVVEIKNGQRKMVTRVRIPGYVLVRMELTEDTWSVVRHTPGVTGFVGNAHNPTPLRFEEAFNMLKSLVEVKDVPTAKNIASKGGVAVARPLPAEVDFEVGETITIKEGSFAGLPGSISEIKPESGKLTVLVSLFERETPVELSFDQVTKMI, from the coding sequence GTGTCTGAACGATATTCCGACGACGCCGACTGGGCGACGGCTGCCGAGCAGTCGAGCGAAGAGGACGAGGCCCAGGAGGGCAACGTCCTCGCCGCAGAAGAGATCTCGGTCACGTCTGCCGAGCATGTCGCCCTCCACATCGAGGACGTCGACGGCGAGGACGAGACCGACACGCAGGACGACACCGACATCGAAATCGACGACCCGGAGGCGGACGCGATCGTGAACGACGCTCTCAACCTGGACGAAGCGGCTGAGTCTGAGGCTGCCGCTGAGGTCCTGAACGATTCTGTGGCGGAGGAGACCGCCGAGCTCGAGGCCGCAGAGGCCGACGAGGTCACCCCGTACGACGGCCCCGACGTGAACGGCGACGAGGATGCCGACGCCGAGGCGGAGGACGACTCCGAGGAAGACCCGTACGAGGCGTTCCGCCTCGACCTGCGGATGCTCCCGGGCAAGTGGTACGTCATCCACTCCTACGCGGGCTTCGAGCGCAAGGTCAAGGCGAACATCGAGCAGCGCAAGTCGACGCTCGAGGTCGAGGACGAGATCTACCAGGTCGAGGTCCCGATGGAGGACGTCGTCGAGATCAAGAACGGCCAGCGCAAGATGGTCACCCGCGTGCGCATCCCTGGCTACGTGCTCGTGCGCATGGAGCTGACCGAGGACACCTGGTCGGTCGTGCGCCACACCCCCGGTGTCACCGGCTTCGTGGGCAACGCCCACAACCCGACGCCGCTGCGCTTCGAAGAGGCCTTCAACATGCTGAAGTCGCTCGTCGAGGTCAAGGACGTCCCGACCGCCAAGAACATCGCGTCGAAGGGCGGCGTCGCCGTCGCTCGTCCGCTGCCGGCCGAGGTCGACTTCGAGGTCGGCGAGACGATCACCATCAAGGAGGGCTCGTTCGCGGGTCTTCCCGGTTCGATCAGCGAGATCAAGCCCGAGAGCGGCAAGCTCACGGTCCTCGTCTCGCTCTTCGAGCGCGAGACCCCGGTCGAGCTGTCGTTCGACCAGGTCACGAAGATGATCTGA
- the rplK gene encoding 50S ribosomal protein L11, with the protein MAPKKKVTGLIKLQINAGAANPAPPIGPALGQHGVNIMEFCKAYNAATESQRGNVIPVEITVYEDRSFTFILKTPPAAELIKKAAGVPKGSSTPHTVKVAKITKDQVRQIAETKQADLNANDIEAASKIIAGTARSMGITVEG; encoded by the coding sequence ATGGCACCGAAGAAGAAGGTGACCGGCCTGATCAAGCTTCAGATCAACGCCGGTGCAGCCAACCCGGCGCCGCCGATCGGCCCCGCGCTCGGTCAGCATGGCGTCAACATCATGGAGTTCTGCAAGGCGTACAACGCCGCGACCGAGTCGCAGCGCGGCAACGTCATCCCCGTCGAGATCACCGTCTACGAGGACCGCAGCTTCACGTTCATCCTGAAGACCCCGCCGGCCGCGGAGCTCATCAAGAAGGCCGCCGGCGTGCCCAAGGGCTCGTCGACGCCGCACACGGTCAAGGTCGCGAAGATCACCAAGGACCAGGTCCGTCAGATCGCCGAGACCAAGCAGGCCGACCTGAACGCGAACGACATCGAGGCTGCCTCGAAGATCATCGCCGGCACCGCCCGTTCCATGGGCATCACGGTCGAGGGCTGA
- the rplA gene encoding 50S ribosomal protein L1 translates to MATKSKAYKAAAEKIEADRFYTPTEAVALAKETGSAKFDSTVEVALKLAVDPRKADQMVRGTVILPHGTGKTARVIVFATGPAAEAAIAAGADEVGGAELIEKVAGGWTAFDAAVSTPELMGQVGRLGKVLGPRGLMPNPKTGTVTPNTAKAVEEIKGGKIEFRVDKHANVHFVVGKSSFSAEQLNENIGAALEEIVRLKPSSSKGRYIQKGAVSTTFGPGIPLDVNAI, encoded by the coding sequence ATGGCTACGAAGTCCAAGGCTTACAAGGCTGCCGCCGAGAAGATCGAGGCAGACCGTTTCTACACTCCGACCGAGGCTGTCGCCCTGGCGAAGGAGACCGGTTCGGCGAAGTTCGACTCGACCGTCGAGGTCGCGCTGAAGCTCGCCGTCGACCCCCGCAAGGCGGACCAGATGGTGCGCGGCACCGTCATCCTGCCCCACGGCACCGGTAAGACCGCCCGCGTCATCGTCTTCGCCACCGGCCCCGCGGCCGAGGCAGCGATCGCGGCAGGTGCAGATGAGGTCGGCGGCGCCGAGCTCATCGAGAAGGTCGCCGGCGGCTGGACCGCGTTCGACGCGGCCGTCTCCACCCCTGAGCTCATGGGCCAGGTCGGTCGTCTCGGAAAGGTCCTGGGTCCGCGTGGACTCATGCCGAACCCGAAGACCGGCACCGTGACCCCGAACACGGCCAAGGCCGTCGAGGAGATCAAGGGCGGAAAGATCGAGTTCCGCGTCGACAAGCACGCCAACGTGCACTTCGTCGTCGGCAAGTCGTCGTTCTCCGCCGAGCAGCTGAACGAGAACATCGGCGCAGCGCTCGAGGAGATCGTCCGCCTCAAGCCGTCGAGCTCGAAGGGCCGTTACATCCAGAAGGGCGCCGTGTCGACCACGTTCGGCCCCGGCATCCCGCTGGACGTCAACGCCATCTGA
- a CDS encoding amino acid ABC transporter substrate-binding protein gives MSRRLIAVTALVVTAAALTACSGSTAPESSSAEGGPDFGLVKDGTLTVATEGTYRPFSFHEDGGTGDLTGFDVEIIQAVADKLDLEIEFQETQWDAIFAGLDADRFDVIANQVSINEERQEKYLFSTPYTVSPGVIVVAEDDDSISSFEDLEGKTTAQSLTSNWYELATESGATVEGVEGWAQAVELLRQGRVDATVNDKLTFLDYENTNSPSGLKIAAETDEAGEQAFVFTKDKADLVEAIDGALEELRADGTLAEISEKYFGEDVTE, from the coding sequence ATGTCCCGTCGCCTCATCGCCGTCACCGCACTGGTCGTCACCGCCGCAGCACTCACCGCGTGCAGCGGAAGCACCGCGCCCGAGAGCTCGAGCGCGGAGGGCGGCCCGGACTTCGGTCTGGTCAAGGACGGCACCCTGACGGTCGCCACCGAGGGCACCTACCGCCCGTTCAGCTTCCACGAGGACGGCGGCACCGGCGACCTCACCGGATTCGACGTCGAGATCATCCAGGCGGTCGCCGACAAGCTCGACCTCGAGATCGAGTTCCAGGAGACCCAGTGGGACGCGATCTTCGCCGGCCTCGACGCCGATCGCTTCGACGTGATCGCGAACCAGGTCAGCATCAACGAGGAGCGCCAGGAGAAGTACCTCTTCAGCACCCCGTACACCGTGTCTCCCGGAGTGATCGTGGTCGCCGAGGACGACGACTCCATCTCGTCGTTCGAGGACCTCGAAGGCAAGACCACCGCGCAGTCGCTCACCAGCAACTGGTACGAGCTCGCGACCGAGTCCGGCGCCACCGTCGAGGGCGTCGAGGGATGGGCGCAGGCCGTCGAGCTGCTGCGTCAGGGCCGCGTCGACGCAACCGTCAATGACAAGCTGACCTTCCTCGACTACGAGAACACCAACAGCCCCTCTGGGCTGAAGATCGCCGCCGAGACCGATGAGGCCGGCGAGCAGGCGTTCGTGTTCACGAAGGACAAGGCCGACCTCGTCGAGGCCATCGACGGCGCACTCGAGGAGCTGCGCGCCGACGGCACCCTGGCCGAGATCAGCGAGAAGTACTTCGGCGAAGACGTCACCGAGTAA
- a CDS encoding amino acid ABC transporter permease has product MENPWQLFLDSLGPIALAGLTVTVPLALVSFALGLVIAIGVALMRISVNPVLSGIARFYISVIRGTPMIVQLFVIFYGLGSIDVKIDPWPSAIIALSLNVGGYGAEVVRAAILSVPKGQWEAAYTVGMNRTRTLTRVILPQAARVSVPPLSNTFISLVKDTSLASLILVTELFKVAQQIAAATLEFMVLYLAAALVYWVLCLVLSFGQSALERRLDRNVAH; this is encoded by the coding sequence ATGGAGAACCCCTGGCAGCTGTTCCTCGACTCGCTCGGGCCCATCGCCCTGGCGGGCCTGACGGTGACGGTGCCGCTCGCGCTGGTGTCGTTCGCGCTGGGGCTCGTGATCGCCATCGGCGTCGCGCTGATGAGGATCTCGGTCAATCCCGTACTGTCGGGGATCGCCCGGTTCTACATCTCGGTGATCCGCGGGACGCCGATGATCGTGCAGCTGTTCGTGATCTTCTACGGCCTCGGGTCGATCGATGTGAAGATCGACCCGTGGCCGAGCGCGATCATCGCACTGTCGCTCAACGTCGGCGGGTACGGCGCCGAGGTCGTGCGCGCCGCCATCCTCTCGGTGCCGAAGGGGCAGTGGGAGGCGGCCTACACCGTCGGCATGAACCGCACGCGCACCCTGACCCGCGTCATCCTCCCGCAGGCCGCGCGCGTCTCGGTGCCGCCGCTGTCGAACACGTTCATCTCGCTCGTGAAGGACACCTCGCTCGCCTCACTGATCCTCGTGACGGAGCTCTTCAAGGTGGCGCAGCAGATCGCGGCGGCGACGCTCGAGTTCATGGTGCTCTATCTGGCTGCTGCGCTGGTGTACTGGGTGCTGTGCCTCGTGCTGTCCTTCGGGCAGAGCGCGCTGGAGAGGAGACTGGATCGCAATGTCGCCCATTGA
- a CDS encoding amino acid ABC transporter ATP-binding protein: protein MSPIDPTPADPNTRDALLTVRGLHKRFGDNEVLRGIDLTLHRGEVVVLIGPSGSGKTTVLRALNGLETPDAGTIVVAGGPDIDFAPAQPESRRARAQKRLALRDRSAMVFQHHNLFPHLSVLENVIEGPWRVQGRPKAEVVAEARTLLARVGLEDKENARPHELSGGQQQRVGIVRALALRPDLLLFDEPTSALDPELVGEVLLVIKELADEGWSMVVVTHELSFAREAADRVLFMDAGAVVEEGPPAEIFAAPTHERTKRFLTRILRPLDGD, encoded by the coding sequence ATGTCGCCCATTGACCCCACTCCTGCGGATCCGAACACGAGGGATGCGCTCCTGACCGTCCGCGGTCTGCACAAGCGCTTCGGCGACAACGAGGTCCTGCGAGGCATCGACCTGACCCTGCACCGCGGTGAGGTGGTCGTGCTCATCGGCCCCAGCGGCTCGGGCAAGACGACGGTGCTGCGCGCGCTCAACGGACTCGAGACGCCGGATGCCGGCACGATCGTCGTCGCCGGTGGGCCGGACATCGACTTCGCGCCCGCGCAGCCGGAGTCCCGGCGCGCTCGTGCGCAGAAGCGTCTCGCGCTCCGCGACCGCTCGGCGATGGTCTTCCAGCATCACAATCTCTTCCCGCACCTCTCCGTGCTCGAGAACGTGATCGAGGGACCGTGGCGGGTGCAGGGCAGACCCAAGGCCGAGGTGGTCGCCGAGGCGCGCACCCTCCTCGCCAGGGTGGGGCTCGAGGACAAGGAGAATGCTCGTCCGCACGAGCTGTCCGGCGGTCAGCAGCAGCGTGTCGGGATCGTCCGCGCCCTGGCGCTGCGGCCCGACCTGCTGCTCTTCGACGAGCCGACCAGCGCGCTCGATCCCGAGCTCGTCGGCGAGGTGCTCCTGGTCATCAAGGAGCTCGCGGACGAGGGGTGGAGCATGGTCGTCGTCACGCACGAGCTGAGCTTCGCGCGTGAGGCCGCTGATCGCGTCCTCTTCATGGACGCCGGTGCGGTGGTCGAGGAGGGGCCGCCCGCCGAGATCTTCGCGGCTCCGACGCATGAGCGCACGAAGCGATTCCTCACCCGCATCCTCCGCCCGCTCGACGGGGACTGA
- a CDS encoding LysE/ArgO family amino acid transporter has product MLSVFSGLGLGLSLIVAIGAQNVFVLRQGIRREHVLAVVVICAVSDALLIAAGVAGLGFVISAAPWLVVVARWAGALFLLAYGLLAARRAWRGGEQLRVETPDADAGTTPPGSTRTVTAPRTVTAPRTALAPVVATVLALTWLNPHVYLDTVLMLGSIAATHGDERWLFAAGAIAASILWFTALGFGARFLGRWLRTERSWRILDALIAVVMITLAVSLVLPVLGT; this is encoded by the coding sequence ATGCTCTCCGTCTTCTCCGGGCTCGGACTCGGCCTCTCCCTGATCGTCGCGATCGGGGCCCAGAACGTCTTCGTGCTGCGCCAGGGCATCCGTCGCGAGCACGTCCTCGCCGTCGTCGTGATCTGCGCCGTGTCGGATGCGCTGCTCATCGCTGCCGGCGTCGCGGGGCTGGGCTTCGTGATCTCAGCCGCCCCCTGGCTCGTGGTCGTCGCCCGGTGGGCGGGCGCTCTGTTCCTGCTGGCCTACGGTCTGCTCGCCGCGCGACGCGCGTGGCGGGGCGGCGAGCAGTTGCGCGTCGAGACGCCGGATGCCGATGCCGGCACGACCCCGCCCGGCTCGACCCGGACGGTCACTGCGCCCCGGACGGTCACTGCGCCCCGAACGGCTCTCGCCCCGGTGGTCGCCACGGTCCTCGCGCTCACCTGGCTCAACCCGCATGTCTACCTCGACACGGTCCTGATGCTGGGCTCGATCGCGGCCACGCACGGCGACGAGCGCTGGCTCTTCGCAGCCGGGGCGATCGCGGCCAGCATCCTGTGGTTCACCGCCCTGGGGTTCGGCGCGCGCTTCCTCGGACGCTGGCTGCGCACCGAGCGGTCGTGGCGGATCCTGGACGCCCTCATCGCCGTCGTCATGATCACGCTCGCCGTGAGCCTCGTCCTACCGGTGCTCGGCACCTGA
- a CDS encoding LysR family transcriptional regulator ArgP: MRIDPELAATVAAVADEGTLDAASRRLRMTPSAVSQRLKTLEQQLGRILVVRSKPVRLTEAGETVVRLARQMALLEHDAWGGLGLDEGETGRTRIPLAVNADSMATWFLPPLARLSAGHGLDFDLHRDDQNFTARLLESGTVMAAVTSESAPVTGCSVSPLGVLEYHAMAERGFCERWFAQGVTAQALVAAPFVDFDRRDTLQHDWLEAKGVPHQDVPRHYVPASADYALAVRLGLGWGMVPVLQQTEGLVPLGGPPLRVELHWQQWNLRSPLLDTIAGEVADEAMRVLSR, encoded by the coding sequence GTGCGCATCGATCCGGAACTCGCCGCCACCGTCGCCGCCGTCGCCGACGAAGGGACGCTGGATGCGGCGTCGCGCCGCTTGCGGATGACACCCTCTGCTGTGAGTCAGCGGCTGAAGACGCTCGAGCAGCAACTCGGCCGGATCCTCGTCGTGCGGAGCAAGCCGGTGCGCCTCACCGAGGCCGGTGAGACGGTCGTGCGCCTCGCCCGCCAGATGGCGCTGCTCGAGCACGACGCGTGGGGTGGGCTCGGCCTCGACGAGGGCGAGACCGGGCGCACGCGCATCCCGCTCGCCGTGAATGCCGATTCGATGGCGACGTGGTTCCTGCCCCCGCTCGCGCGACTGTCGGCCGGTCACGGTCTGGACTTCGATCTGCACCGGGACGACCAGAACTTCACGGCACGGCTGCTCGAATCCGGCACGGTGATGGCGGCGGTGACGAGCGAGTCGGCGCCGGTCACGGGGTGCTCCGTATCGCCCCTCGGCGTACTCGAGTATCACGCCATGGCCGAGCGCGGCTTCTGTGAGCGCTGGTTCGCGCAGGGAGTGACCGCGCAGGCGCTCGTAGCGGCACCCTTCGTGGACTTCGATCGGCGAGACACCCTCCAGCACGACTGGCTCGAGGCGAAGGGCGTCCCGCATCAGGACGTGCCGAGGCACTACGTGCCGGCATCCGCCGATTACGCGCTCGCGGTGCGGCTGGGGCTCGGCTGGGGGATGGTCCCGGTGCTGCAGCAGACCGAGGGGCTGGTGCCCCTCGGTGGTCCGCCGCTGCGCGTCGAGCTGCACTGGCAGCAGTGGAACCTGCGATCGCCCCTCCTCGACACGATCGCGGGCGAGGTCGCCGACGAGGCGATGCGCGTGCTCTCGCGATGA
- a CDS encoding SipW-dependent-type signal peptide-containing protein, producing MADKDTQRKVLAVLAGGLVLGVGIGVTLAAWNDSEFATGTFTAGSFNLEGSITSATTGYADHNVDEGDTAASLVFQLPAVASSLSPGDVVYAPFWVRLDSTTTNSATLLPTGVTAGTGGNEANLSYTVTAIAAGATCGAGATGTVVATGSTLSAQTGATSVALAEGTPAGTAGAPVQLCFAVTAGAGLTQGAAATATWEFTATSTAG from the coding sequence ATGGCTGACAAGGACACGCAACGCAAGGTTCTCGCCGTACTCGCCGGAGGCCTCGTGCTCGGAGTGGGGATCGGGGTGACACTGGCGGCCTGGAACGACTCGGAGTTCGCGACCGGCACCTTCACTGCCGGGTCGTTCAACCTCGAAGGCTCAATCACGAGCGCCACGACCGGCTACGCCGACCACAACGTCGACGAGGGTGACACCGCGGCGTCGCTCGTCTTCCAGCTGCCGGCAGTGGCCTCGTCGCTGTCGCCCGGCGACGTCGTGTACGCACCGTTCTGGGTGCGCCTGGACAGCACGACGACGAACAGTGCGACGCTGCTGCCGACCGGGGTCACCGCCGGAACCGGCGGGAACGAGGCCAACCTGTCGTACACCGTGACGGCGATCGCGGCCGGCGCCACCTGCGGAGCCGGCGCGACAGGCACCGTGGTGGCGACCGGGTCGACGCTGAGCGCGCAGACCGGGGCCACGTCGGTCGCTCTCGCCGAAGGCACTCCCGCCGGCACCGCCGGCGCCCCCGTGCAGCTGTGCTTCGCCGTCACCGCCGGAGCCGGGCTGACTCAGGGGGCCGCAGCGACAGCGACGTGGGAGTTCACGGCCACCTCGACCGCGGGCTGA
- a CDS encoding SipW-dependent-type signal peptide-containing protein, whose translation MLSRRVCAVLAGGLVLGVGATMTLAAWNDSEFGGATFTAGRFDIVGAIDGTTFSSHASTAPAALSFTAPFNAIAPGNTVHALFSVRTANPSVAGALQLSVTSTAGTGLGPFLRYGVRTIAGTTCNATTYAAGTAVVPDNSTMATGGTGTQAVAANGGSTVNYCFAVTLPAGTDNTAQGLTAIQTWQVAGTSS comes from the coding sequence ATGCTCTCCCGACGGGTTTGCGCCGTACTCGCGGGCGGACTCGTGCTCGGCGTCGGCGCCACGATGACGCTGGCCGCGTGGAACGACTCGGAGTTCGGCGGAGCGACCTTCACCGCCGGACGCTTCGACATCGTGGGCGCGATCGACGGCACGACGTTCTCGAGCCATGCCTCCACGGCTCCGGCGGCCCTGAGCTTCACGGCCCCCTTCAACGCCATCGCGCCCGGCAACACGGTGCATGCGCTGTTCAGCGTGCGCACCGCGAATCCGTCCGTGGCGGGCGCACTTCAGCTGAGCGTGACCTCGACGGCCGGGACGGGGCTCGGCCCCTTCCTGCGGTACGGCGTGCGGACCATCGCCGGCACGACCTGCAATGCAACCACGTACGCGGCGGGCACGGCGGTCGTGCCGGACAACTCCACGATGGCGACCGGTGGCACGGGCACTCAGGCGGTCGCCGCGAACGGAGGATCGACCGTCAACTACTGCTTCGCGGTCACGCTGCCCGCCGGCACCGACAACACGGCCCAGGGGTTGACGGCGATCCAGACCTGGCAGGTGGCCGGCACCTCGAGCTGA
- a CDS encoding signal peptidase I, producing MSTQTRRSLREQRSSDAGLSGTSASAPSPVSATAPRRGAGRALADGLLWVAAIAGAGCMVLVILALTANITLIMFRTGSMSPTIPAGSVAVVQRVPAADIEVGDVVTVDREGALPVTHRVTSIAPGGGGAERVITMRGDANAADDPYPYTVRSVRIVLFSVPGIATVIVAMGHPYVLGGLTLAATALVVWAFWPRSGRIRPTKSVEDDG from the coding sequence ATGAGCACGCAGACGAGGCGGAGCCTGCGCGAGCAGCGGTCTTCGGATGCCGGCCTCAGCGGGACCTCGGCATCCGCTCCGTCCCCTGTCTCCGCCACCGCACCCCGCCGCGGCGCTGGCCGGGCGCTCGCCGACGGGCTGCTCTGGGTGGCCGCCATCGCCGGAGCCGGATGCATGGTGCTCGTCATCCTTGCCCTCACCGCGAACATCACGCTCATCATGTTCCGCACGGGATCCATGTCGCCCACCATTCCCGCCGGGTCGGTCGCCGTCGTGCAGCGCGTGCCGGCCGCGGACATCGAGGTCGGCGATGTCGTCACGGTCGACCGCGAGGGCGCGTTGCCCGTCACCCACCGCGTCACCTCGATCGCCCCTGGTGGCGGAGGAGCCGAACGCGTGATCACGATGCGGGGCGATGCCAACGCGGCTGACGATCCGTACCCCTACACCGTGCGTTCCGTGCGCATCGTGCTCTTCTCCGTCCCCGGCATCGCCACCGTCATCGTCGCGATGGGCCACCCGTACGTGCTCGGGGGCCTCACGCTCGCCGCGACCGCACTGGTCGTCTGGGCGTTCTGGCCCCGGTCGGGGAGGATCCGGCCCACGAAGAGTGTCGAGGACGACGGATGA
- a CDS encoding YqaJ viral recombinase family protein, which produces MTPELHARIVADSRDRVAWMRARSRGITATDVAGLTSERSIARAADSKLGGGPRFGGNAYTDHGRRREPEIAAWVAATHGILPSSALFRAEVEHRHLATPDGIAVDSAGRIELAEIKTTNKAFRGIPRTYLRQVWWQQHVLGAERTLFVWEEHVDFSPIHDEPRCVWIDRDDREIAKLVGLATNLIDELYRRTTGQQIPTRIAEATAAAAASRREHLRERDAFRALALAD; this is translated from the coding sequence GTGACCCCCGAACTCCACGCACGCATCGTCGCGGACTCCCGCGACCGCGTGGCCTGGATGCGAGCGCGGTCCCGCGGGATCACGGCGACCGACGTGGCGGGGCTGACCAGCGAGAGGTCGATCGCCCGTGCCGCGGACTCCAAGCTCGGCGGCGGTCCTCGCTTCGGCGGCAACGCCTACACCGACCACGGACGACGTCGGGAGCCCGAGATCGCGGCCTGGGTGGCGGCGACGCACGGCATCCTGCCCTCATCCGCACTGTTCCGCGCCGAGGTGGAGCACCGGCACCTGGCGACGCCCGACGGCATCGCCGTGGATTCAGCCGGACGCATCGAGCTGGCCGAGATCAAGACGACGAACAAGGCGTTCCGCGGCATCCCTCGTACCTACCTGCGTCAGGTGTGGTGGCAGCAGCACGTGCTCGGAGCCGAGCGGACGCTGTTCGTGTGGGAGGAGCACGTCGACTTCTCCCCCATCCACGACGAGCCGCGGTGCGTGTGGATCGACCGCGACGACCGTGAGATCGCGAAGCTCGTCGGCCTCGCCACGAACCTGATCGACGAGCTGTACCGTCGCACCACCGGACAGCAGATCCCTACCAGGATCGCCGAGGCCACGGCCGCAGCCGCCGCGAGTCGTCGCGAGCACCTGCGCGAGCGCGACGCGTTCCGCGCCCTGGCCCTCGCCGACTGA
- a CDS encoding glucose-6-phosphate dehydrogenase yields the protein MTDATTLVILGAGGDLTSRLLLPALGQLLVREPDRAVRIIGADREEWTDAELATVVRTAFASMDAEDAAARVDVTYVRTDITQTDDLRALTAGLTGRVALYFAVPPSVAAACISTLTPDMLPAGTMLVMEKPFGTDEASARELNRTLTALVPESQVFRVDHFLGRSTTLNLLGARFANRILEPLWSAESIESVDIIYDESLALEGRAGYYDRAGALVDMIQSHLLQVLAVLAMDEPASLDEVDFRAATGAVLRATAVWGDDPAASSRRARYTAGEIDGTAKPSYVDEPGVDPDRHTETLAETVFEVRNARWAGVPFRLRSGKAIGTPAREIVVHFRPVRHVPQGLTGSFDGAILRFSLGPDRMALELNLNAAEDPFELERATLSAELGEGALKAYAEVLSGVLDGDPMLAVRGDAAEQCWRIVAPILEAWQRDEVPMDEYVAGSLGPEGWPAYR from the coding sequence ATGACCGATGCGACGACGCTCGTTATCCTCGGCGCCGGCGGCGATCTCACGTCCCGGCTCCTTCTCCCCGCCCTCGGCCAGCTGCTGGTCCGCGAGCCCGATCGCGCCGTGCGCATCATCGGCGCTGACCGCGAGGAATGGACGGATGCCGAGCTCGCGACCGTCGTGCGGACGGCGTTCGCGTCGATGGACGCCGAAGACGCGGCCGCACGGGTGGACGTCACCTACGTCCGCACCGACATCACGCAGACCGATGACCTGCGTGCGCTCACGGCGGGTCTGACCGGGCGGGTCGCGCTGTACTTCGCCGTGCCGCCCTCGGTCGCCGCCGCATGCATCTCGACGCTCACACCCGACATGCTGCCCGCCGGCACCATGCTCGTGATGGAGAAGCCCTTCGGCACCGATGAGGCCAGCGCCCGCGAGCTGAACCGGACGCTCACCGCTCTCGTGCCGGAGAGCCAGGTCTTCCGGGTCGACCACTTCCTCGGCCGCTCGACCACGTTGAACCTCCTCGGGGCGAGGTTCGCCAACCGCATCCTCGAGCCGCTGTGGTCAGCCGAGAGCATCGAGTCCGTCGACATCATCTACGACGAGTCGCTCGCGCTTGAGGGGCGCGCCGGATACTACGACCGGGCGGGTGCGCTGGTCGACATGATCCAGAGCCACCTCCTCCAGGTGCTCGCCGTGCTCGCGATGGACGAGCCTGCGAGCCTCGATGAGGTCGACTTCCGCGCCGCGACCGGAGCCGTGCTGCGCGCGACGGCCGTGTGGGGCGACGACCCGGCGGCATCGTCACGTCGGGCGCGCTACACCGCAGGCGAGATCGACGGCACCGCGAAGCCCTCGTACGTCGACGAGCCGGGGGTCGATCCTGACCGCCATACCGAGACACTCGCCGAGACGGTCTTCGAGGTGCGCAACGCCCGCTGGGCCGGAGTGCCGTTCCGGCTCCGCTCGGGCAAGGCCATCGGCACGCCCGCCAGGGAGATCGTCGTGCACTTCCGACCTGTGCGGCATGTGCCGCAGGGACTGACCGGCTCGTTCGACGGCGCGATCCTCCGGTTCTCGCTCGGCCCCGACCGGATGGCGCTCGAGCTCAACCTCAACGCCGCGGAGGACCCGTTCGAGCTGGAGCGCGCGACGCTGTCGGCCGAGCTCGGCGAGGGTGCTCTCAAGGCGTACGCCGAGGTCCTCTCCGGCGTCCTCGACGGCGACCCGATGCTCGCCGTGCGCGGCGACGCGGCAGAGCAGTGCTGGCGGATCGTCGCCCCGATCCTCGAGGCCTGGCAGCGCGACGAGGTGCCGATGGACGAGTACGTCGCAGGCTCCCTCGGCCCCGAGGGATGGCCCGCGTACCGCTGA